In Leptodesmis sichuanensis A121, the following are encoded in one genomic region:
- a CDS encoding ISNCY family transposase, translating into MESLPLSFAVLLSYLRQVVEQIADPRQPSNGTRYKLSDGILGAFSVFFMQCESFLEHQRQMQSQRGKDNAQSLFGIAQIPSSAQIRNLLDEVAAVGLFAVFFQVYAALMRGGYFKSYQQWNGDLLVALDGTEYFKSQKIHCQYCSSRTHKNGKVTYVHQAILPAIVAPDQPQVIALVPEFVTPQDGHEKQDCEVAAAKRWISTHAARFGTQGITLLGDDLYSHQPLCEHCLQHQFSFIFTCLPQSHPALYDWLGYLDANGEVKTLEQAQWNKRTKEIYRYRYVNQIPLRDTQPALQVNWCELTVVRESDGKVLYTNAWVTDHDLTPATVPHVVSAGRSRWKTENENHNVLKTKGYHLEHNFGHGQHHLAATLLTLNLLAFLFHTVLHLVDLSYQQIRHKRGTRRGFFQDILALTKYLWFESWQHLLNFMLSDSPPAQTADSS; encoded by the coding sequence ATGGAGAGTCTGCCCCTGAGTTTTGCTGTGTTGCTGAGCTATCTACGTCAAGTCGTGGAACAGATTGCTGACCCGCGACAGCCGAGCAATGGAACGCGCTACAAGCTGAGCGATGGGATTTTGGGGGCGTTTTCGGTGTTCTTCATGCAATGTGAATCGTTTCTAGAGCATCAGCGGCAGATGCAAAGTCAGCGGGGCAAAGACAACGCCCAAAGTTTGTTTGGGATTGCCCAGATTCCGAGTTCAGCGCAAATCCGCAATTTGTTGGATGAAGTGGCAGCGGTGGGATTGTTTGCCGTGTTTTTCCAGGTTTATGCCGCTTTGATGCGAGGGGGATATTTCAAATCCTATCAGCAATGGAATGGAGATTTGTTGGTGGCATTGGATGGCACGGAGTACTTCAAGTCGCAGAAGATTCACTGTCAGTACTGTTCGAGTCGAACCCACAAGAATGGCAAGGTCACTTACGTTCATCAGGCGATTTTGCCAGCGATTGTCGCGCCTGATCAACCGCAGGTGATTGCGTTAGTCCCAGAGTTTGTCACCCCGCAAGATGGGCATGAGAAGCAAGACTGTGAAGTGGCAGCCGCCAAACGGTGGATCAGCACTCATGCGGCTCGGTTTGGAACTCAAGGGATAACCCTGCTTGGAGATGACCTCTATAGCCATCAACCCCTGTGCGAACACTGCTTACAGCATCAATTCAGCTTTATTTTTACGTGTCTGCCACAGTCGCACCCTGCCCTCTACGACTGGCTGGGCTATTTGGATGCCAACGGCGAAGTCAAAACCTTAGAACAAGCGCAGTGGAACAAACGCACGAAAGAAATTTATCGCTACCGCTATGTCAATCAAATTCCGCTGCGCGACACCCAACCTGCTTTGCAAGTCAACTGGTGTGAACTCACAGTGGTGCGCGAATCAGACGGCAAAGTCCTCTACACCAATGCCTGGGTGACTGACCACGACCTGACTCCCGCAACGGTGCCCCACGTGGTCAGCGCTGGCAGAAGTCGGTGGAAGACTGAGAACGAAAATCATAACGTCCTCAAGACCAAGGGCTATCATCTCGAACATAACTTTGGCCATGGTCAACACCATCTAGCTGCTACTCTGCTCACCCTCAATCTCTTGGCATTCCTCTTTCATACCGTCTTGCATCTCGTTGACCTCTCCTATCAGCAGATTCGCCACAAGCGAGGGACGCGCAGGGGCTTTTTCCAAGATATTTTGGCGCTCACCAAATACCTCTGGTTTGAAAGTTGGCAGCATCTCCTCAATTTCATGCTCTCTGATTCCCCGCCTGCTCAAACTGCTGATTCCTCTTAG
- a CDS encoding bile acid:sodium symporter family protein has protein sequence MKEAIQVLADLSTLVFVVSSMLSLGLSLTLPQILNPLKDVGFVLRVLLANFVLVPLVAYLLTRIIPLDPSLSIGLILLATVAGAPFLPKLAEISKGNIPLSVGLMVLLMVVTVFYAPIVLPLLLPGVQVNPLEIARSLIILMLIPLAIGLFIHARYESIAESLQPYMAQASSTTLLMVFVLMLVLNIQSVVNTVGSGALLAALLLIAASLGIGYVLGGQLRDAKLVSALGTAQRNVAAAMVVATGNFSNDPKVLTMILIGLLLMLVILMPLAGEIGRRATR, from the coding sequence ATGAAAGAAGCAATTCAAGTCCTCGCCGACCTCAGCACTTTGGTATTTGTGGTCAGCAGTATGTTATCGCTGGGGCTGAGCCTGACCCTGCCACAGATTCTCAATCCGTTGAAAGATGTGGGCTTTGTGTTGCGGGTTTTGCTGGCTAATTTTGTGCTGGTGCCCCTGGTGGCCTACTTGCTGACCAGGATCATACCGCTGGATCCATCGCTGTCGATCGGGCTAATTTTGCTGGCAACGGTGGCGGGTGCGCCCTTTCTCCCTAAACTGGCAGAGATCTCTAAGGGCAATATTCCTTTGAGTGTAGGGTTGATGGTGTTGCTGATGGTGGTGACGGTCTTCTATGCGCCGATCGTCCTGCCATTGTTGTTGCCAGGAGTCCAGGTTAATCCCCTAGAGATTGCCCGATCTTTGATTATCTTGATGCTGATTCCATTAGCGATCGGCTTATTCATCCATGCCCGATACGAATCCATTGCTGAGTCATTGCAACCTTACATGGCGCAGGCATCCAGCACGACTTTGCTGATGGTATTTGTGCTGATGCTGGTTCTGAATATTCAAAGTGTGGTGAATACGGTGGGAAGCGGTGCCCTGTTAGCCGCTCTGCTATTAATTGCGGCATCGTTAGGCATTGGGTATGTCCTGGGGGGACAATTGCGGGATGCCAAACTGGTATCAGCGCTGGGTACGGCTCAACGTAACGTGGCCGCTGCAATGGTAGTGGCCACGGGTAATTTTAGCAATGACCCGAAGGTTCTGACGATGATTCTGATAGGTTTGCTCCTGATGCTGGTGATTTTGATGCCGTTAGCTGGAGAAATTGGCCGAAGGGCTACCCGATAA
- a CDS encoding formylglycine-generating enzyme family protein: MSQKQFLSSAIKPPGRPPAKDMVWIPGGTFLMGSDHHYAEEAPAHRVTVDGFWMDQYLVTNAQFQKFVKATDYVTFAERPANPEDYPGARPEMLQPSSCVFVKPDRPVDKGNHYNWWAYIAGANWRHPEGPGSSIKGRENHPVVHITYEDVEAYANWIGKEIPTEAEWEFAAWGGRENAEFAWGAELHPKGKMMANTWQGEFPWENLKTDGYERTSPVASFPANGYGLYDMIGNVWEWTTDWYQEHNRMRQDSCCGTLVNPRGGDREASYDPQIPGIKIPRKVIKGGSFLCAPSYCRRYRPPARMAEPLDTSTCHLGFRLIVRP, from the coding sequence ATGAGTCAAAAGCAGTTCTTATCTTCAGCAATCAAACCACCCGGTCGTCCTCCCGCAAAAGACATGGTTTGGATTCCCGGTGGTACCTTTTTGATGGGATCGGATCACCACTATGCAGAAGAAGCTCCCGCCCATCGAGTCACCGTGGATGGCTTCTGGATGGATCAATATCTGGTGACGAATGCCCAGTTCCAGAAGTTTGTCAAAGCGACGGATTATGTCACCTTTGCCGAGCGTCCGGCCAATCCGGAGGACTACCCTGGTGCCCGACCGGAAATGCTGCAACCTTCGTCCTGCGTTTTCGTCAAACCCGATCGCCCGGTTGATAAGGGCAATCACTATAACTGGTGGGCTTATATCGCTGGTGCAAACTGGCGGCATCCCGAAGGCCCGGGCAGTTCCATTAAGGGACGCGAAAATCATCCGGTGGTGCATATCACCTATGAAGATGTAGAAGCTTACGCGAACTGGATTGGCAAGGAAATTCCCACAGAAGCGGAGTGGGAGTTTGCCGCCTGGGGGGGACGGGAAAATGCCGAGTTTGCCTGGGGTGCTGAACTCCATCCCAAAGGCAAAATGATGGCCAATACCTGGCAGGGCGAGTTTCCCTGGGAGAACCTAAAGACTGATGGCTATGAGCGCACATCCCCGGTGGCTTCCTTCCCAGCCAATGGCTATGGCCTGTACGACATGATTGGCAACGTTTGGGAGTGGACGACGGACTGGTATCAGGAGCACAACCGGATGAGGCAAGACTCCTGCTGTGGCACCTTAGTCAATCCGCGTGGGGGCGATCGCGAAGCCAGCTATGACCCTCAGATACCCGGTATTAAAATTCCTCGCAAAGTTATTAAGGGCGGTTCCTTTTTGTGTGCGCCTAGCTATTGTCGGCGCTATCGTCCCCCCGCCCGCATGGCAGAACCTCTAGACACCTCCACCTGTCATTTAGGCTTTCGGTTGATTGTACGTCCATAG
- a CDS encoding helix-turn-helix domain-containing protein, which produces MADTSERPLNYGFQEVFGVSPMAYLKTLRLQSVRTKLQLADPKATAIAEIANRFGFHSLGHFSRDYKTMFGELPSETLTGMK; this is translated from the coding sequence ATTGCTGACACCAGTGAACGCCCCTTGAACTACGGATTTCAGGAAGTGTTTGGGGTGAGTCCAATGGCGTATCTGAAAACCCTGCGTTTGCAGTCAGTCAGAACCAAACTGCAACTAGCGGATCCAAAGGCAACCGCGATCGCGGAAATCGCCAATCGCTTTGGTTTTCATAGCCTGGGGCACTTCAGTCGGGACTACAAAACCATGTTTGGTGAATTACCTTCAGAAACGCTAACTGGAATGAAGTAG
- a CDS encoding 2'-5' RNA ligase family protein → MAYKNLGLVGIVIEPTQDLRQLQQRIIDAVAPFAVEQGTGDAFAPRPDGEAISQPTVDYVNNFVSSRTGMNYHPHLTVGIGTRDFVNALKAEPFEPFTVRAVSVSLYQLGDYGVAQRKLYELYRC, encoded by the coding sequence TTGGCCTACAAGAATCTCGGCTTGGTGGGAATCGTCATCGAGCCGACCCAGGATCTGCGTCAACTTCAGCAAAGGATCATCGACGCCGTCGCTCCGTTCGCTGTGGAGCAGGGGACAGGCGATGCCTTTGCGCCCCGCCCCGACGGAGAGGCGATCAGCCAGCCGACAGTGGACTACGTGAACAACTTTGTCAGTTCCCGCACTGGCATGAACTATCACCCTCATCTGACCGTCGGTATAGGTACCCGTGATTTTGTGAACGCTTTGAAAGCGGAGCCATTTGAGCCTTTCACCGTCCGGGCCGTATCCGTGAGCCTCTACCAATTGGGAGATTACGGTGTCGCACAAAGAAAGCTCTATGAACTCTACCGCTGCTGA
- a CDS encoding efflux RND transporter permease subunit: protein MIFSIATPFIKRPVLTTVCTLIILLVGAVSIPLLPINYLPDIAPIQIRVAARYSGADVNTVEDTVTGVLEREINGVQGMDYMTSNTFAGNSQISVFFGSDTNKDTNQVNVQNRVAQAVPQLPTPVQQLGVTTRASSSSILQIYGVYSDRDEFDDIFISNYVDQNIVERLQRVPGVGDVTAFGDKPNAMRLWIDPRALASRNLTVLDVINALRSQNVVVGAGGVGQQPTPPGKEQNFELPLRVEGRFRDEREFNNMVIQRTRDGGLIRLRDVGRAQLGAERYVSNARVNGKVGVGVAIYQAPDSNALDIAARVAKEIKDVEASLPPGLKIDLVYDTTEFVEVSIQDVVITLIQAFLLVVLVIFIFLQDWRTTIIPLIAIPVALIGAMAFAFLFGFSINNLTLFGLILATGLVVDDAIVIVESCTEKIQKQGMTAREAAIASMNELSGATIATSLVLMAVFIPVAFFPGSTGKLYQQFALIIAFAIVVSTFNALSFSPSMAGILLRSSQPVGGPLGWFFDKFNRFFFWLSDRFYQWVQFFIKIRYIVLGLFVAGLLATVFMFKAVPTAFVPPEDQGAFVGIVQAPDGVSLGYTDRVLEQVEQRMRALPEVQSTFVVSGAGFNGNGPNLGLFFGRLKHWDERTTREASIFGVLQRLNGSFRSITDAIVVAFNPPAIPGFGAQGGVEMVILDRTGGQLSIDDFAANGREIIAKANQQPAIAGSASTTFTTGTPQLRLELDRNKIESLNIDFQQALQTIGATLGSQFVNDFTMGNRNFRVFVQADAPFRDSPADIGSLNVRSRDGALVRLSEIATITRITGPQVIGRYNGYRSINIQANEAPGYSSGQVIQALKTAYAQAALPGVGQEWLGIAREQLAAGNLGALIFLFGIIMVFLTLSAQYESYIDPIIILLTVPLALLGALSAIALRGLTNDVYVNVALVMLIGLASKNAILIVEFANQARAEGYKLVDAALKASKERFRPIIMTAISSLVGFFPLVVASGAGAAARWSLGTALFGGLLVATILSLLIVPVLYILIKGLANRLLQRGSGSDPPSEPPLAEPEIITQKTTEEPSLTSPFSVEPEPTSE from the coding sequence ATGATCTTCTCTATCGCTACCCCTTTCATCAAACGCCCGGTGCTGACCACGGTTTGCACCCTGATTATTTTGCTGGTAGGTGCTGTCTCTATCCCTCTTTTACCGATTAATTACCTGCCGGACATTGCGCCGATTCAAATTCGCGTGGCTGCCCGATATAGTGGGGCCGATGTGAACACGGTGGAAGACACCGTGACGGGCGTCCTGGAACGGGAAATTAACGGGGTGCAGGGGATGGACTACATGACCTCTAACACCTTTGCTGGAAATAGCCAGATATCGGTATTTTTTGGCTCGGATACAAACAAAGATACGAATCAGGTGAATGTTCAGAATCGGGTCGCCCAGGCTGTTCCTCAACTTCCCACTCCCGTACAACAGTTGGGAGTGACGACGAGAGCATCCTCCAGCAGTATTTTGCAAATCTACGGGGTATACAGCGATCGCGATGAATTCGACGACATTTTCATCAGTAACTATGTGGATCAGAATATTGTTGAGCGCCTGCAACGGGTGCCCGGTGTGGGGGATGTCACGGCATTTGGGGACAAACCCAATGCGATGCGGCTGTGGATCGATCCGAGGGCACTGGCAAGTCGGAATCTGACGGTTCTAGATGTGATCAACGCGCTGCGATCGCAAAATGTGGTCGTGGGGGCTGGCGGTGTAGGACAGCAACCGACGCCCCCAGGCAAGGAACAGAACTTTGAATTGCCGCTCCGGGTGGAGGGACGGTTTCGGGATGAGCGCGAATTCAACAATATGGTGATTCAGCGCACCCGTGACGGGGGACTGATTCGTCTGCGGGATGTGGGCCGCGCCCAACTGGGAGCCGAACGCTATGTCAGTAATGCCCGAGTGAATGGCAAGGTCGGGGTGGGGGTTGCCATCTACCAGGCTCCTGACAGCAACGCGCTGGATATTGCGGCGCGGGTGGCCAAGGAAATCAAAGACGTGGAAGCGAGCCTGCCACCGGGACTGAAAATCGATCTGGTTTATGACACGACTGAATTCGTGGAAGTGTCGATTCAGGATGTGGTGATTACCCTGATCCAGGCATTTCTGCTGGTGGTGCTGGTGATTTTTATCTTCCTGCAAGACTGGCGTACTACCATTATTCCGCTAATTGCCATTCCGGTGGCGTTGATTGGAGCGATGGCGTTTGCGTTTCTGTTTGGCTTTTCGATTAATAACCTGACGCTGTTTGGATTGATTCTGGCAACCGGGCTGGTGGTGGATGATGCGATCGTGATTGTGGAGTCCTGTACGGAGAAGATCCAGAAGCAGGGCATGACCGCCAGAGAAGCCGCGATCGCCTCTATGAATGAGTTAAGCGGAGCGACGATCGCCACTTCTCTCGTACTGATGGCCGTGTTCATTCCGGTGGCCTTTTTTCCCGGTTCCACGGGCAAACTGTATCAGCAATTCGCCCTGATCATCGCCTTTGCAATCGTCGTTTCCACGTTCAACGCCCTCAGCTTCAGTCCCAGTATGGCAGGCATTCTGCTGAGGTCATCGCAACCTGTGGGAGGCCCCCTGGGCTGGTTCTTCGATAAGTTCAATCGGTTTTTCTTCTGGCTTAGCGATCGCTTCTACCAGTGGGTGCAATTCTTCATCAAAATTCGTTACATCGTTCTGGGGCTGTTCGTGGCCGGGTTACTGGCAACGGTGTTTATGTTCAAAGCCGTACCCACCGCCTTTGTGCCTCCTGAAGACCAGGGAGCGTTTGTGGGCATTGTGCAGGCACCCGATGGCGTGTCTTTGGGGTATACCGATCGCGTCCTGGAGCAGGTCGAACAGCGAATGCGTGCCCTTCCCGAAGTCCAATCCACCTTTGTCGTCAGTGGGGCGGGCTTTAATGGCAATGGCCCAAATCTGGGGCTATTCTTTGGCCGCCTCAAGCACTGGGATGAGCGGACAACCCGGGAAGCCTCTATTTTTGGAGTTCTACAGCGCTTAAATGGCAGCTTCCGGTCAATTACCGATGCGATCGTGGTGGCGTTTAACCCGCCTGCGATTCCGGGTTTCGGTGCTCAGGGTGGGGTGGAAATGGTGATCCTGGATCGCACAGGCGGACAACTCTCGATTGATGACTTTGCCGCCAACGGTCGGGAGATCATTGCCAAAGCCAATCAACAACCCGCCATCGCCGGATCTGCATCCACCACGTTTACCACAGGCACCCCTCAACTCCGCTTAGAGCTGGATCGCAACAAAATCGAATCCCTCAACATTGACTTTCAACAGGCGTTGCAAACGATTGGAGCCACCCTCGGCTCCCAGTTTGTCAACGACTTCACGATGGGCAACCGCAACTTTCGGGTGTTTGTCCAGGCGGACGCACCGTTCCGCGACTCGCCAGCAGATATTGGCAGCTTGAATGTCCGATCTCGGGATGGTGCGTTAGTCCGCTTATCCGAAATTGCCACCATCACTCGGATTACTGGCCCCCAGGTGATCGGGCGTTACAACGGCTATCGCTCAATCAATATCCAGGCCAATGAAGCCCCTGGATACAGTAGTGGACAGGTGATTCAGGCGTTAAAGACGGCCTACGCACAGGCGGCCCTCCCTGGCGTGGGACAGGAATGGCTGGGCATCGCCCGTGAACAACTCGCTGCTGGGAACCTGGGAGCGCTGATCTTCCTGTTCGGCATCATCATGGTGTTTCTCACGCTGTCCGCCCAGTATGAAAGCTACATTGACCCGATCATCATTCTGCTGACGGTGCCGCTGGCTTTGCTGGGTGCCCTGAGTGCGATCGCCCTGCGCGGATTAACCAACGATGTTTACGTAAACGTGGCCCTGGTGATGCTGATTGGCTTAGCCAGTAAAAACGCCATTCTGATCGTGGAATTCGCTAACCAGGCGCGGGCAGAAGGCTATAAGCTGGTCGATGCCGCCCTGAAAGCCTCCAAAGAACGTTTCCGTCCCATCATCATGACGGCGATTTCCTCGCTGGTAGGCTTTTTCCCCCTGGTGGTTGCCTCCGGAGCCGGAGCCGCTGCTCGTTGGTCCCTCGGCACTGCCCTGTTTGGCGGCCTCCTGGTAGCCACCATCCTCAGTCTACTGATCGTCCCCGTGCTCTATATCCTGATCAAAGGTCTCGCAAATCGACTCTTACAGAGAGGTTCTGGTTCCGACCCCCCCTCCGAACCGCCTCTCGCTGAGCCTGAGATCATCACACAAAAAACCACCGAAGAACCCAGCCTCACCAGTCCCTTCTCAGTTGAACCTGAGCCTACGAGTGAGTGA
- a CDS encoding transposase family protein, with the protein MDIHLDRLLNFPHVTVESCIQKDNEVYLKLRLLNQESSCPHCKKSSSELHQNRPILIRDLSIFGQVTYLKIPRRQFYCRDCQRYFTESLTFMDAGRQYTRRYEEHIYQQVQLSSMEQVGRVEGLSFERIEGIFKHQYAQKKHGMGRSQTHWD; encoded by the coding sequence ATGGACATACATCTTGATAGATTGCTTAACTTCCCTCACGTTACGGTTGAAAGTTGCATTCAAAAAGACAATGAAGTGTACTTAAAGTTGCGCTTGCTCAATCAAGAATCTAGCTGTCCACACTGTAAGAAATCAAGTTCAGAGTTGCATCAAAACCGTCCGATTTTGATTCGAGACCTATCGATTTTTGGCCAAGTCACTTATTTGAAAATTCCTCGTCGTCAGTTTTATTGTCGTGATTGCCAACGTTATTTTACTGAGTCATTGACATTTATGGATGCAGGACGGCAGTACACTCGACGCTATGAGGAGCATATTTACCAGCAAGTACAACTGTCAAGTATGGAGCAAGTGGGTCGCGTAGAAGGATTAAGCTTTGAGCGCATTGAAGGGATTTTCAAGCATCAGTATGCACAGAAAAAACACGGGATGGGCAGGAGTCAAACGCATTGGGATTGA
- a CDS encoding sulfatase-like hydrolase/transferase, whose translation MTTGKKPNILILWGDDIGWWNISYNSRGQMGYRTPNIDRVANEGVAFTDYYGQQSCTAGRAAFITGQNPIRTGLTKVGMPGADLGLRKEDPTIAALLKPLGYATGQFGKNHLGDKDEFLPTMHGFDEFFGNRVRCEKDGFEERQQKLRKDRICGSPVSTVITLFNQRSRLIVFLENC comes from the coding sequence ATGACAACGGGCAAGAAACCAAATATTTTGATCCTCTGGGGTGACGATATTGGTTGGTGGAATATCAGCTATAACAGCCGGGGTCAGATGGGCTACCGCACTCCCAACATCGATCGTGTGGCAAACGAGGGGGTAGCCTTTACTGACTACTATGGGCAACAAAGTTGTACTGCTGGACGGGCAGCCTTTATTACTGGACAAAATCCCATCCGTACTGGTTTAACCAAGGTCGGGATGCCAGGCGCTGATCTCGGTTTGCGGAAGGAAGATCCAACGATCGCGGCGCTGCTGAAACCCCTGGGCTACGCAACAGGCCAGTTTGGTAAAAATCACCTGGGCGACAAAGACGAGTTTCTGCCTACCATGCATGGCTTTGATGAGTTCTTTGGCAATCGGGTGCGATGCGAAAAAGATGGCTTTGAGGAGAGGCAGCAAAAGCTGAGAAAAGACAGGATATGCGGTTCTCCCGTTAGTACTGTGATAACTTTATTTAATCAGAGAAGCAGGCTAATAGTCTTTCTCGAAAATTGTTGA
- a CDS encoding ISL3 family transposase codes for MHRKNTGWAGVKRIGIDEISKRKGHQNFATVIGDVEAGKLIEVIDSHQQEDIIEILKQQPIEVRAKVEEVSVDMWGGFPKVVKKVFPNAVVVIDRFHVMKLVNEELNKIRRQSGVSDRGSKFILLKNGKDLTAEEKTKLEEILKRSKRLGKAYEWKEEFRAIYEQPLTVEEGKRQIQGWLDQARVVYSEASTTIRNHLDGISNYFRNRTTSGAMEGINNRIKLIKRQAYGFVNFNNFRERLLACFSD; via the coding sequence ATGCACAGAAAAAACACGGGATGGGCAGGAGTCAAACGCATTGGGATTGATGAAATCAGCAAGCGGAAAGGGCATCAAAACTTCGCCACCGTTATCGGCGACGTTGAGGCCGGGAAATTGATTGAAGTGATTGACAGTCACCAACAGGAAGACATTATTGAAATCCTGAAGCAGCAGCCCATAGAGGTGCGTGCAAAAGTTGAAGAGGTGAGCGTGGATATGTGGGGAGGATTCCCAAAGGTAGTCAAGAAAGTGTTTCCCAATGCCGTGGTAGTGATTGACCGCTTTCATGTCATGAAATTAGTCAATGAGGAGTTAAATAAAATTCGTAGACAATCGGGTGTATCAGACCGAGGTAGCAAATTCATTTTGCTCAAGAATGGCAAGGATTTAACAGCAGAAGAAAAGACAAAGTTAGAAGAGATTCTGAAACGGTCAAAGCGATTAGGAAAAGCCTATGAGTGGAAAGAAGAGTTTCGCGCGATTTATGAACAACCATTAACCGTTGAGGAAGGCAAGCGTCAGATCCAAGGGTGGCTCGATCAAGCGCGAGTCGTCTATAGTGAAGCAAGCACAACGATTCGTAACCATTTAGATGGGATTAGCAACTACTTTCGGAATCGCACAACGAGTGGCGCAATGGAGGGAATCAACAACCGAATTAAATTGATTAAACGGCAAGCTTATGGCTTTGTCAATTTCAACAATTTTCGAGAAAGACTATTAGCCTGCTTCTCTGATTAA
- a CDS encoding ISL3 family transposase, with protein sequence MGIDEISKRKGHQNFATVIGDVEAGKLIEVIDSHQQEDIIETLKQQPIEVRAKVEEVSVDMWGGFPKVVKKVFPNAVVVIDRFHVMKLVNEELNKIRRQSGVSDRGSKFILLKNGKDLTAEEKTKLEEILKRSKRLGKAYEWKEEFRAIYEQPLTVEEGKRQIQGWLDQARVVYSEASTTIRNHLDGISNYFRNRTTSGAMEGINNRIKLIKRQAYGFVNFNNFRERLLACFSD encoded by the coding sequence ATTGGGATTGATGAAATCAGCAAGCGGAAAGGGCATCAAAACTTCGCCACCGTTATCGGCGACGTTGAGGCCGGGAAATTGATTGAAGTGATTGACAGTCACCAACAGGAAGACATTATTGAAACCCTGAAGCAGCAGCCCATAGAGGTGCGTGCAAAAGTTGAAGAGGTGAGCGTGGATATGTGGGGAGGATTCCCAAAGGTAGTCAAGAAAGTGTTTCCCAATGCCGTGGTAGTGATTGACCGCTTTCATGTCATGAAATTAGTCAATGAGGAGTTAAATAAAATTCGTAGACAATCGGGTGTATCAGACCGAGGTAGCAAATTCATTTTGCTCAAGAATGGCAAGGATTTAACAGCAGAAGAAAAGACAAAGTTAGAAGAGATTCTGAAACGGTCAAAGCGATTAGGAAAAGCCTATGAGTGGAAAGAAGAGTTTCGCGCGATTTATGAACAACCATTAACCGTTGAGGAAGGCAAGCGTCAGATCCAAGGGTGGCTCGATCAAGCGCGAGTCGTCTATAGTGAAGCAAGCACAACGATTCGTAACCATTTAGATGGGATTAGCAACTACTTTCGGAATCGCACAACGAGTGGCGCAATGGAGGGAATCAACAACCGAATTAAATTGATTAAACGGCAAGCTTATGGCTTTGTCAATTTCAACAATTTTCGAGAAAGACTATTAGCCTGCTTCTCTGATTAA
- a CDS encoding transposase family protein: protein MDIHLDRLLNFPHVTVESCIQKDNEVYLKLRLLNQESSCPHCKKLSSELHQNRPILIRDLSIFGQVTYLKIPRRQFYCRDCQRYFTESLTFMDAGRQYTRRYEEHIYQQVQLSSMEQVGRVEGLSFERIEGIFKHQYAQKKTRDGQESNALGLMKSASGKGIKTSPPLSATLRPGN from the coding sequence ATGGACATACATCTTGATAGATTGCTTAACTTCCCTCACGTTACGGTTGAAAGTTGCATTCAAAAAGACAATGAAGTGTACTTAAAGTTGCGCTTGCTCAATCAAGAATCTAGCTGTCCACACTGTAAGAAATTAAGTTCAGAGTTGCATCAAAACCGTCCGATTTTGATTCGAGACCTATCGATTTTTGGCCAAGTCACTTATTTGAAAATTCCTCGTCGTCAGTTTTATTGTCGTGATTGCCAACGTTATTTTACTGAGTCATTGACATTTATGGATGCAGGACGGCAGTACACTCGACGCTATGAGGAGCATATTTACCAGCAAGTACAACTGTCAAGTATGGAGCAAGTGGGTCGCGTAGAAGGATTAAGCTTTGAGCGCATTGAAGGGATTTTCAAGCATCAGTATGCACAGAAAAAAACACGGGATGGGCAGGAGTCAAACGCATTGGGATTGATGAAATCAGCAAGCGGAAAGGGCATCAAAACTTCGCCACCGTTATCGGCGACGTTGAGGCCGGGAAATTGA